A genomic window from Salvia splendens isolate huo1 chromosome 11, SspV2, whole genome shotgun sequence includes:
- the LOC121756281 gene encoding uncharacterized protein LOC121756281 isoform X1, with translation MVVSPEWLPPGFAVKIKHRSGKKLKYYLHVATGKKYNSKNEVIRCAEENNKNPLVTPLTKNADVNGPSSVNKVDAVSEKTNDSARLPNGWTVEERRRKSGSAAGLSYKVYTEMSTGSKFYSKASVTRYLDDVARSDVITNQNSIDKVGDPLPDTSLQISPTRNTRSISLKKRKADSPIKINNVDETVTEKLPQILSTTNTDGTHEQRTNGNSLVKKIDNVVEPFPDMSPQVLSTTNKDGIHKMKKKISSFVTVAVECTTDDDLPKGWIKEIRTSKCGNKIRKDPFYTDPVSGYMFRSKPDALRFLKTNDIRSCACKPLKRELDGIKSMEKRNHSSTQAKLKGQPLLGEESNGEISGVKSPAESGTNTMKREQVDQENSNMSAEMGNNPEAEVKVIVDASTSSAGSDPLTNQQLPESRGRNKVGSRKSKKRREPSTPLRISRRLAGSEPEMQLNLDLNEHPLRGSTAKEVDASPIVPNEASYIHETSNIQPAKEVVEKADICGEETRQDVNQPKEVEKPPLTEGSTVPEEQSGATATASTNPLVDGQQSHASQLCYDFGDSWTDPLEFALKTLKGELPIEDALTFPSCFREPLGTTFSQIDGCLKQSQFHVPVNFQREFPCQSESSKKQNAVDPGPATAPSSFSALGSSCSGGFNLQPSAEVRKKDSQTKFNP, from the exons ATGGTGGTCTCGCCGGAGTGGCTTCCTCCCGGCTTTGCGGTGAAGATCAAGCACAGGTCTGGGAAGAAACTTAAG TACTATCTCCATGTTGCAACTGGTAAAAAATATAATTCCAAGAATGAGGTCATTCGTTGTGCCgaagaaaacaacaaaaatccgCTTGTTACACCTTTAACGAAAAATGCTGATGTCAATGGGCCCTCTTCAGTTAACAAAGTTGATGCG GTATCAGAAAAAACAAATGATTCTGCACGGTTGCCTAATGGATGGACAGtggaagaaagaagaagaaagagcggCTCAGCAGCGGGATTATCTTACAAG GTATATACTGAAATGTCAACTGGAAGCAAATTTTATTCTAAGGCATCTGTCACTCGATACTTGGATGACGTAGCCCGTAGTGACGTCATTACTAATCAAAATAGT ATTGACAAAGTGGGCGATCCGCTTCCAGACACGTCCCTGCAGATATCACCCACGAGAAATACTCGTAGCATTTCTTTAAAGAAAAGGAAGGCCGACTCTCCCATAAAG ATTAATAACGTGGATGAGACAGTCACGGAGAAGTTGCCACAGATCCTGTCCACGACAAATACTGATGGCACTCATGAACAGAGAACGAACGGAAACTCGCTTGTAAAAAAG ATAGACAATGTGGTTGAACCTTTTCCAGACATGTCACCACAAGTTCTATCCACAACCAATAAGGACGGCATtcataaaatgaaaaagaagatCAGCTCTTTTGTGACG GTGGCAGTTGAGTGCACAACTGATGATGACCTGCCTAAGGGCTGGATAAAAGaaatcaggacaagcaaatgtGGGAATAAGATAAGAAAAGATCCG TTTTATACAGATCCAGTCAGTGGTTACATGTTTCGTTCTAAACCAGATGCCTTGCGGTTTCTGAAAACCAATGACATTCGTAGCTGTGCTTGCAAACCACTGAAAAGGGAACTTGATGGCATCAAATCGATGGAGAAGAGAAACCAT TCTTCAACTCAAGCTAAGCTCAAGGGACAGCCTCTTCTTGGTGAAGAATCAAATGGTG AAATTTCGGGTGTGAAGAGTCCAGCTGAATCGGGCACCAATACTATGAAAAGAGAGCAAGTTGACCAAGAAAATTCTAACATGAGTGCCGAAATGGGAAATAACCCTGAAGCAGAAGTTAAAGTTATCGTAGATGCATCTACAAGCTCAGCTGGGTCTGATCCCTTAACAAATCAGCAGCTTCCAGAAAGTAGGGGTAGAAATAAGGTCGGCTCAAGAAAATCCAAGAAAAGAAGGGAGCCGAGCACGCCATTACGGATTTCAAGAAGGCTTGCTGGTTCTGAACCTGAGATGCAACTGAACTTGGATTTGAATGAACATCCGCTAAGAGGGTCCACTGCTAAAGAAGTCGATGCTTCTCCAATTGTTCCAAATGAGGCTTCATATATTcatgagacatcaaatatccAGCCAGCGAAAGAGGTGGTAGAGAAAGCTGATATATGCGGTGAGGAAACTCGTCAGGATGTTAATCAACCGAAAGAAGTCGAAAAGCCTCCTCTTACAGAGGGTTCAACTGTTCCAGAAGAGCAGTCAGGTGCGACAGCGACAGCTAGTACAAATCCACTCGTTGATGGTCAACAATCACATGCATCACAGCTTTGTTATGATTTTGGGGACTCTTGGACTGATCCGTTGGAATTCGCCTTAAAGACTCTCAAGGGGGAGTTACCAATTGAGGATGCCCTGACATTTCCGAGTTGCTTCAGGGAGCCGCTCGGCACCACTTTCAGCCAGATTGATGGATGCTTGAAGCAATCGCAGTTTCATGTTCCCGTCAACTTCCAAAGGGAATTTCCGTGCCAATCTGAATCTTCAAAGAAACAAAATGCTGTTGATCCGGGGCCAGCCACTGCACCATCTTCATTCTCTGCCCTCGGCTCCAGTTGTAGCGGTGGCTTCAACTTGCAGCCGAGTGCAGAGGTCAGGAAGAAGGATTCACAGACCAAATTTAACCCTTAG
- the LOC121756281 gene encoding uncharacterized protein LOC121756281 isoform X2 translates to MVVSPEWLPPGFAVKIKHRSGKKLKYYLHVATGKKYNSKNEVIRCAEENNKNPLVTPLTKNADVNGPSSVNKVDAVSEKTNDSARLPNGWTVEERRRKSGSAAGLSYKIDKVGDPLPDTSLQISPTRNTRSISLKKRKADSPIKINNVDETVTEKLPQILSTTNTDGTHEQRTNGNSLVKKIDNVVEPFPDMSPQVLSTTNKDGIHKMKKKISSFVTVAVECTTDDDLPKGWIKEIRTSKCGNKIRKDPFYTDPVSGYMFRSKPDALRFLKTNDIRSCACKPLKRELDGIKSMEKRNHSSTQAKLKGQPLLGEESNGEISGVKSPAESGTNTMKREQVDQENSNMSAEMGNNPEAEVKVIVDASTSSAGSDPLTNQQLPESRGRNKVGSRKSKKRREPSTPLRISRRLAGSEPEMQLNLDLNEHPLRGSTAKEVDASPIVPNEASYIHETSNIQPAKEVVEKADICGEETRQDVNQPKEVEKPPLTEGSTVPEEQSGATATASTNPLVDGQQSHASQLCYDFGDSWTDPLEFALKTLKGELPIEDALTFPSCFREPLGTTFSQIDGCLKQSQFHVPVNFQREFPCQSESSKKQNAVDPGPATAPSSFSALGSSCSGGFNLQPSAEVRKKDSQTKFNP, encoded by the exons ATGGTGGTCTCGCCGGAGTGGCTTCCTCCCGGCTTTGCGGTGAAGATCAAGCACAGGTCTGGGAAGAAACTTAAG TACTATCTCCATGTTGCAACTGGTAAAAAATATAATTCCAAGAATGAGGTCATTCGTTGTGCCgaagaaaacaacaaaaatccgCTTGTTACACCTTTAACGAAAAATGCTGATGTCAATGGGCCCTCTTCAGTTAACAAAGTTGATGCG GTATCAGAAAAAACAAATGATTCTGCACGGTTGCCTAATGGATGGACAGtggaagaaagaagaagaaagagcggCTCAGCAGCGGGATTATCTTACAAG ATTGACAAAGTGGGCGATCCGCTTCCAGACACGTCCCTGCAGATATCACCCACGAGAAATACTCGTAGCATTTCTTTAAAGAAAAGGAAGGCCGACTCTCCCATAAAG ATTAATAACGTGGATGAGACAGTCACGGAGAAGTTGCCACAGATCCTGTCCACGACAAATACTGATGGCACTCATGAACAGAGAACGAACGGAAACTCGCTTGTAAAAAAG ATAGACAATGTGGTTGAACCTTTTCCAGACATGTCACCACAAGTTCTATCCACAACCAATAAGGACGGCATtcataaaatgaaaaagaagatCAGCTCTTTTGTGACG GTGGCAGTTGAGTGCACAACTGATGATGACCTGCCTAAGGGCTGGATAAAAGaaatcaggacaagcaaatgtGGGAATAAGATAAGAAAAGATCCG TTTTATACAGATCCAGTCAGTGGTTACATGTTTCGTTCTAAACCAGATGCCTTGCGGTTTCTGAAAACCAATGACATTCGTAGCTGTGCTTGCAAACCACTGAAAAGGGAACTTGATGGCATCAAATCGATGGAGAAGAGAAACCAT TCTTCAACTCAAGCTAAGCTCAAGGGACAGCCTCTTCTTGGTGAAGAATCAAATGGTG AAATTTCGGGTGTGAAGAGTCCAGCTGAATCGGGCACCAATACTATGAAAAGAGAGCAAGTTGACCAAGAAAATTCTAACATGAGTGCCGAAATGGGAAATAACCCTGAAGCAGAAGTTAAAGTTATCGTAGATGCATCTACAAGCTCAGCTGGGTCTGATCCCTTAACAAATCAGCAGCTTCCAGAAAGTAGGGGTAGAAATAAGGTCGGCTCAAGAAAATCCAAGAAAAGAAGGGAGCCGAGCACGCCATTACGGATTTCAAGAAGGCTTGCTGGTTCTGAACCTGAGATGCAACTGAACTTGGATTTGAATGAACATCCGCTAAGAGGGTCCACTGCTAAAGAAGTCGATGCTTCTCCAATTGTTCCAAATGAGGCTTCATATATTcatgagacatcaaatatccAGCCAGCGAAAGAGGTGGTAGAGAAAGCTGATATATGCGGTGAGGAAACTCGTCAGGATGTTAATCAACCGAAAGAAGTCGAAAAGCCTCCTCTTACAGAGGGTTCAACTGTTCCAGAAGAGCAGTCAGGTGCGACAGCGACAGCTAGTACAAATCCACTCGTTGATGGTCAACAATCACATGCATCACAGCTTTGTTATGATTTTGGGGACTCTTGGACTGATCCGTTGGAATTCGCCTTAAAGACTCTCAAGGGGGAGTTACCAATTGAGGATGCCCTGACATTTCCGAGTTGCTTCAGGGAGCCGCTCGGCACCACTTTCAGCCAGATTGATGGATGCTTGAAGCAATCGCAGTTTCATGTTCCCGTCAACTTCCAAAGGGAATTTCCGTGCCAATCTGAATCTTCAAAGAAACAAAATGCTGTTGATCCGGGGCCAGCCACTGCACCATCTTCATTCTCTGCCCTCGGCTCCAGTTGTAGCGGTGGCTTCAACTTGCAGCCGAGTGCAGAGGTCAGGAAGAAGGATTCACAGACCAAATTTAACCCTTAG